The following are encoded together in the Oceanobacillus zhaokaii genome:
- the hemQ gene encoding hydrogen peroxide-dependent heme synthase, giving the protein MAEAVITMDGWCTLHDTRTFDWASWKMTSEQERSEAIAEFDQLMSKWEKTEDEKNGSQSLYKVVGNKADLLFIFLRPSMDELEEIKREINKSKIGDYLIPGYSYVSIVEMTMHNPMDEGKDRVLDPKVEARLKPILPKWEHACFYPMARRRTEEANWFEIDKAERTRLLYDHGMTGRKYAGKVREIITGSIGLDEWEWGVTLFAHDPLQFKKIVYEMRFDEVTTKYAEFGDFIVGNYLAKEAVATYFEL; this is encoded by the coding sequence TTGGCTGAAGCAGTAATAACCATGGACGGTTGGTGTACACTGCATGATACACGTACATTTGACTGGGCTTCATGGAAAATGACATCGGAACAAGAAAGATCTGAAGCAATTGCAGAATTTGATCAATTAATGTCAAAATGGGAAAAGACTGAAGATGAGAAAAACGGAAGTCAATCCCTATATAAAGTAGTTGGAAATAAAGCGGATTTACTGTTTATTTTCCTGCGCCCGTCAATGGACGAGCTTGAGGAAATCAAAAGGGAAATAAATAAATCAAAAATAGGTGACTATTTAATACCTGGATATTCTTATGTATCAATCGTTGAGATGACAATGCATAATCCAATGGATGAAGGAAAAGACCGTGTACTAGATCCGAAAGTGGAAGCTCGCTTGAAACCAATTTTGCCAAAGTGGGAGCATGCTTGTTTCTATCCGATGGCTCGTCGTCGCACCGAAGAAGCAAATTGGTTTGAGATAGATAAAGCAGAAAGAACGAGATTGCTTTATGACCATGGAATGACTGGCCGTAAATATGCAGGTAAAGTGAGAGAAATCATCACAGGCTCGATTGGACTTGATGAATGGGAGTGGGGCGTAACCTTATTTGCTCATGATCCATTACAATTCAAGAAAATCGTTTACGAAATGCGGTTTGATGAAGTAACAACCAAATATGCTGAGTTTGGCGATTTTATTGTTGGTAATTATTTAGCAAAAGAAGCAGTTGCAACCTACTTCGAACTATAA
- the gerQ gene encoding spore coat protein GerQ produces MSENQESSNQNSNQIPSQQQFSSQNPYQPFPYYYYPQTSQAYYPAFPTRQFPTPSQQPSQTTGGQGQLPMQQSYIENILRLNRGKLATVHMTFEGGHQKTFRGIIEAAGRDHLILSESGTGRRVLLLMVYLDYVTFDEEINYAYPFGSGQQLTTQQPR; encoded by the coding sequence ATGAGCGAGAATCAAGAAAGTTCAAACCAGAATTCAAATCAAATTCCAAGCCAGCAGCAGTTTTCAAGCCAAAATCCATACCAGCCATTCCCATACTACTATTACCCACAAACATCACAAGCATATTATCCAGCATTTCCAACGAGACAGTTCCCAACACCATCACAACAACCGAGTCAAACTACAGGGGGACAAGGGCAACTCCCTATGCAGCAATCTTACATTGAAAACATTTTACGCTTGAATCGCGGAAAGCTTGCAACGGTTCACATGACCTTCGAAGGTGGCCATCAGAAAACGTTTAGAGGAATTATTGAGGCTGCCGGTCGTGATCATTTAATCTTAAGCGAATCTGGAACAGGAAGACGCGTTCTGCTGCTGATGGTGTACCTGGATTACGTTACATTTGACGAGGAAATTAACTATGCATATCCATTCGGAAGCGGTCAGCAATTAACTACTCAGCAACCTAGATAA
- a CDS encoding DUF423 domain-containing protein: protein MKLFLILGAINGFIAVALGAFGAHGLEGKVAEKQIGTWNTAVDYQMFHTMALFVTGLLLAKFQSGGLQWAGWMFLVGIIIFSGSLYLYSVTSVKTFGMITPIGGVAFLIGWVLLGTAVMRNL from the coding sequence ATGAAATTATTTTTAATTTTAGGGGCAATTAATGGATTTATTGCGGTTGCACTAGGGGCTTTTGGTGCCCATGGTCTAGAAGGAAAAGTTGCTGAAAAGCAAATTGGTACATGGAATACTGCTGTTGATTATCAAATGTTCCATACGATGGCATTATTTGTTACAGGACTGCTTTTAGCTAAGTTCCAGAGTGGCGGCCTTCAGTGGGCAGGGTGGATGTTCTTAGTAGGTATTATTATATTTTCTGGAAGTCTTTATCTTTATTCCGTTACATCAGTTAAGACCTTTGGCATGATTACACCAATTGGTGGGGTAGCATTTTTAATTGGCTGGGTTCTGCTTGGAACTGCTGTAATGAGAAATTTATAA
- a CDS encoding YwdI family protein encodes MAVENNTILKKMINELNMAKENQHNHDTMVRHISNVKVLCDLFIEEERAPAVITKHKVSNEISEEELKAMIGNQGQLKKTAIDDEEEANGGSIFDF; translated from the coding sequence TTGGCAGTTGAAAATAATACGATATTAAAAAAGATGATCAATGAATTAAATATGGCAAAGGAAAACCAGCATAATCACGATACAATGGTACGTCACATTTCGAATGTGAAGGTATTATGTGATTTATTTATAGAAGAAGAGCGGGCGCCTGCAGTTATAACGAAGCATAAGGTTTCTAATGAGATTTCTGAGGAAGAGCTGAAGGCAATGATTGGCAACCAAGGCCAATTAAAAAAGACTGCAATTGATGATGAGGAAGAAGCAAATGGTGGCTCTATTTTTGATTTTTGA
- a CDS encoding GNAT family N-acetyltransferase, with protein sequence MIRKAKENDISQLAVLMGELGYPTTKEEMEQRFSKIHLNPLYNTQVAENDGVIVGMIGMTLGFHYEKNGNYVRIVALVVGSEYRRQGIGAALILAAEEWAKERGANRLVLNSGNRNERNEAHNFYTNRGFEGKATGFYKQLS encoded by the coding sequence TTGATTAGAAAAGCTAAAGAAAATGATATAAGTCAATTGGCGGTTTTGATGGGAGAATTAGGCTATCCAACAACGAAAGAGGAAATGGAACAGCGCTTTTCAAAGATACATTTGAATCCTTTATATAACACACAAGTAGCTGAAAATGATGGTGTTATTGTTGGGATGATTGGTATGACATTAGGTTTTCATTATGAGAAGAATGGAAACTATGTACGGATTGTAGCATTGGTTGTTGGTTCCGAGTACAGAAGACAAGGTATCGGTGCAGCGTTAATTCTAGCAGCTGAAGAATGGGCGAAGGAACGAGGAGCTAATCGCTTAGTATTGAATAGTGGAAATCGAAACGAAAGAAACGAAGCTCATAATTTTTATACGAATAGAGGGTTTGAAGGCAAAGCTACAGGATTCTATAAACAATTATCATGA
- a CDS encoding erythromycin esterase family protein, which translates to MSFFQLGSKKYKKATDWVKEHSFGIESLTECNGDDFKFLEKVLKNKRVVWLGENGHGIAEHSLLKTKIIHFLYHQMGFKVIAFESGLGESYSSNYVKETLSVKELMDKSIFSLWKSEETYPLFELIRQNDDLNLIGFDMQPSVKKSSIAVFINQLNINFPSEFIRSIHKVEKTAIFWYEQLGVYKASRKKVPKEILNKYLKAKKEQEKLIIHLQTMLKYLKREFERNELSKEYAVLLKILENRQLFFNHLAARSKDYLKIRDQVMAKNLEWICNELYPNEKIIVWAHNSHIYKNVTSSYKPMGSLMSPKLERQSYYLGLFMYQGEVAFDKKVTQKLVKPPKNSLEDYMNHNPAPVSFFDLSKISLNRVNKWISRSTVILESGMMQAFIIPRKQLDGIFFVKEVSPPHYL; encoded by the coding sequence ATGTCATTCTTTCAATTAGGGAGTAAGAAATATAAGAAGGCTACGGATTGGGTAAAGGAGCATTCCTTTGGTATAGAATCCTTAACGGAATGCAATGGAGATGACTTCAAATTTTTAGAAAAGGTATTAAAGAATAAGCGGGTCGTTTGGCTCGGTGAAAACGGCCATGGCATTGCTGAGCACAGTCTATTAAAGACGAAGATTATTCATTTTTTGTATCATCAAATGGGATTTAAAGTAATCGCATTTGAGAGTGGCTTAGGTGAAAGTTATAGTTCAAATTATGTAAAAGAGACTCTTTCAGTGAAAGAATTAATGGATAAATCAATCTTCTCTTTGTGGAAATCAGAAGAAACCTATCCATTATTTGAATTAATCAGACAAAATGATGATTTGAACCTTATTGGCTTTGATATGCAGCCATCTGTGAAAAAAAGTTCGATTGCAGTGTTTATCAATCAATTAAATATTAACTTTCCTTCTGAATTTATTAGGAGTATACATAAGGTAGAAAAAACTGCAATATTCTGGTATGAACAGCTTGGCGTATATAAAGCCTCAAGGAAAAAGGTTCCCAAAGAAATACTAAACAAATACTTAAAGGCAAAAAAAGAGCAAGAGAAGCTAATTATTCATCTGCAAACGATGCTAAAATACTTAAAAAGGGAATTTGAGCGTAATGAATTGAGCAAGGAATATGCTGTCCTTCTGAAAATATTAGAAAACAGACAACTCTTTTTCAACCATTTAGCTGCTCGAAGTAAAGACTACTTAAAGATACGTGATCAAGTTATGGCAAAAAACTTAGAGTGGATTTGTAATGAACTCTATCCAAACGAAAAAATTATTGTCTGGGCGCATAATAGCCATATTTATAAAAATGTGACAAGCAGCTATAAGCCGATGGGATCCTTAATGAGTCCAAAATTGGAAAGACAATCCTATTATCTAGGTCTGTTTATGTATCAGGGGGAAGTTGCGTTTGATAAGAAAGTGACTCAAAAGCTAGTAAAACCACCAAAGAATAGTCTGGAAGATTATATGAATCATAATCCTGCTCCAGTATCATTTTTTGACCTCTCAAAGATTTCGCTAAATAGAGTGAATAAATGGATATCTCGAAGTACTGTGATCTTGGAGTCTGGCATGATGCAAGCCTTTATTATTCCGAGGAAACAGCTTGATGGCATATTCTTTGTTAAAGAAGTATCACCACCACATTATTTGTAA
- a CDS encoding helix-turn-helix domain-containing protein produces MAIIINIDVMLAKRKMSVTELSEKVGITMSNLSILKNGKAKAIRFSTLEGICKALECQPGDILEYQGTSEL; encoded by the coding sequence ATGGCAATTATCATTAATATTGACGTGATGTTAGCAAAACGGAAAATGAGTGTTACCGAGCTTTCAGAAAAGGTTGGTATCACAATGTCCAACCTCTCAATTTTGAAAAATGGAAAGGCAAAAGCTATTCGTTTTTCAACTTTAGAGGGGATATGTAAGGCATTGGAATGTCAACCAGGAGATATTCTTGAATATCAAGGTACCTCCGAGCTTTAA
- a CDS encoding DUF2975 domain-containing protein — MNRGSTIFLKLSVFLIGIIVLVLSIILLPRLAYEAAVIAPDLAYLEYLVLIGLYVTAIPFFFALYQALRLLNFIDNNNAFSNLSVKALKYVTYCALTISVLYVIGGILLFIQNALHPGIAILGLSITFASTIIAVFALTLKRLLKNAIDMKSENDLTV; from the coding sequence ATGAATCGAGGATCAACAATCTTTTTAAAGCTATCTGTATTTCTAATTGGAATTATTGTGCTTGTCTTGTCCATTATCTTGTTGCCAAGGCTAGCGTATGAAGCGGCAGTCATCGCCCCTGATTTGGCCTATTTGGAATACCTTGTATTAATCGGTTTATACGTAACGGCAATCCCATTCTTCTTTGCATTGTATCAAGCATTAAGACTTTTAAACTTTATTGATAATAATAATGCATTCTCGAATCTGTCTGTAAAGGCATTAAAGTATGTAACATATTGTGCTTTAACAATTAGTGTTTTATATGTAATTGGTGGAATACTGCTCTTCATACAAAATGCACTGCATCCTGGCATCGCAATTTTGGGCCTTAGCATTACATTTGCCTCCACTATTATTGCAGTTTTTGCATTGACACTAAAGAGATTGCTTAAAAATGCGATTGATATGAAATCGGAAAATGATTTAACAGTTTGA
- a CDS encoding GNAT family N-acetyltransferase, producing the protein MIVQLANEKHVQGIVDVCTRAYRITSQDILTKEYIDRRCEEFFNENRVHKEVTEQSRYWGGYFVALEDGCVIGAGGGGMTGEKTGELFVLYIEPDRRNEGIGSKILQAITEQQKDFGAKEQWVSVQKDNYLGIPFYEAKGFIYQSEMQSYESRPEDHAISLRYKREI; encoded by the coding sequence ATGATTGTTCAACTAGCTAATGAGAAACATGTTCAAGGAATAGTTGATGTTTGTACAAGGGCATATCGAATAACTTCCCAAGATATTTTGACAAAGGAATATATTGATAGAAGATGTGAAGAATTCTTTAATGAAAATCGAGTACATAAGGAAGTGACAGAGCAAAGCCGTTATTGGGGTGGCTATTTTGTTGCGTTAGAGGACGGATGTGTTATCGGTGCTGGCGGCGGAGGTATGACTGGAGAGAAAACAGGAGAATTATTTGTACTATACATAGAGCCTGATAGACGTAATGAAGGAATCGGGTCAAAAATACTGCAAGCAATCACTGAGCAGCAGAAGGATTTCGGTGCAAAGGAACAATGGGTATCCGTTCAAAAAGACAACTACCTGGGGATTCCTTTTTATGAAGCAAAGGGTTTTATTTATCAAAGTGAAATGCAGTCATATGAAAGTCGTCCTGAAGATCATGCAATATCATTAAGATATAAACGGGAGATTTAG
- a CDS encoding phosphatase PAP2 family protein, whose amino-acid sequence MRLQKHSFTALIICLVSIIGFSLMVIFISNQRITVFDHNLISFIQGFEASSLTAIMKFFTFIGSYKSMIVIMLIVALLLYIVLKHRLEIITLLAVVISTPILNGLLKQFFQRARPEFHRLIEIGGYSFPSGHAMNALAFYGVLAFLLWRHMPNRIGRAILILFSSLFIILIGISRIYLGVHYPSDIIAGYCVSGFWLTVVIWLFQKYRDRQVEKKRMGSREK is encoded by the coding sequence ATGAGATTACAAAAACATTCATTTACTGCTCTCATTATCTGCCTGGTTTCGATTATCGGCTTCAGTTTGATGGTGATTTTCATATCCAACCAAAGAATAACGGTGTTTGACCATAATCTCATTAGCTTTATTCAAGGATTCGAGGCATCAAGCCTAACAGCGATTATGAAATTTTTCACCTTCATCGGCTCATATAAGTCTATGATTGTTATTATGCTGATTGTCGCCCTACTCCTATATATTGTTTTGAAGCATCGATTGGAAATCATTACACTCTTGGCTGTTGTTATTAGTACACCAATCCTAAACGGGCTATTAAAACAATTCTTTCAGCGAGCGCGTCCAGAGTTCCATCGACTAATTGAAATTGGTGGCTATAGTTTTCCTAGTGGTCACGCAATGAATGCACTTGCATTTTATGGTGTTTTAGCATTTCTATTATGGCGACATATGCCAAATAGAATTGGACGTGCGATTTTAATATTATTTAGCAGCCTATTTATTATTCTGATTGGCATAAGCAGAATTTATCTTGGGGTACACTATCCGAGTGATATTATTGCTGGATATTGTGTTAGCGGTTTTTGGTTAACGGTCGTGATATGGCTCTTTCAGAAATATAGAGATAGACAGGTTGAAAAGAAGCGAATGGGCAGCAGAGAAAAGTAA
- a CDS encoding phasin family protein: MSDFLRKGFLLGLGAAVSGKEKLEQKLKELVDKNELSQEQAKTVMNNFIEKGDMKKNEWSSKQKEQTQKMIDELGIATKEDIAELQARIAKLEVELHDEK; encoded by the coding sequence ATGAGTGATTTTCTAAGAAAAGGTTTCTTATTAGGATTAGGTGCTGCAGTCAGTGGAAAAGAGAAATTAGAACAGAAGTTAAAAGAACTCGTTGACAAGAATGAGCTGTCACAGGAACAAGCAAAAACAGTGATGAATAACTTCATTGAAAAAGGCGATATGAAGAAAAATGAGTGGAGTTCGAAGCAAAAGGAACAGACCCAGAAAATGATAGATGAACTAGGTATTGCAACAAAAGAGGATATTGCGGAATTGCAAGCTCGTATTGCAAAATTAGAAGTGGAGTTACATGATGAAAAATAA